The following are encoded in a window of Megalopta genalis isolate 19385.01 chromosome 6, iyMegGena1_principal, whole genome shotgun sequence genomic DNA:
- the LOC117225912 gene encoding uncharacterized protein LOC117225912, which yields MKFLAILMAFVSVCSAAPSGILAPALPGIAVAGPQVGPAVVAGPATGVVKVAGPVAGPALVTGAVAAPSAVVGSVAGPTVVSEPGLGAVVVGGGVVAPAGIVAAAPAILAPPATVVAGPVTSAVVAGPVTSAVVAGPVAKAAVIGASASAVIAGGHPW from the exons ATGAAATTCCTG GCTATTCTGATGGCGTTCGTGTCGGTCTGCTCAGCAGCTCCGAGCGGAATTTTGGCCCCAGCCTTACCTGGCATAGCTGTTGCTGGACCACAGGTGGGCCCTGCAGTTGTTGCTGGTCCGGCAACCGGAGTTGTAAAAGTGGCTGGTCCTGTAGCTGGTCCAGCTCTGGTCACCGGTGCAGTCGCTGCTCCATCCGCTGTCGTTGGCTCTGTCGCTGGTCCTACTGTTGTTTCTGAACCCGGTTTGGGCGCTGTTGTCGTTG GAGGCGGAGTCGTTGCCCCTGCAGGCATAGTTGCAGCTGCACCTGCGATCCTGGCACCTCCCGCCACAGTCGTCGCTGGTCCAGTCACGTCTGCGGTCGTCGCAGGTCCAGTCACGTCTGCGGTCGTCGCAGGACCCGTTGCCAAAGCAGCTGTTATTGGTGCTTCTGCCTCGGCGGTAATTGCCGGAGGTCACCCCTGGTAA